From Anopheles darlingi chromosome 2, idAnoDarlMG_H_01, whole genome shotgun sequence, the proteins below share one genomic window:
- the LOC125949148 gene encoding splicing factor 3A subunit 3: protein METIFEIQRRLHEECDRLVMAMSEELMIPKKTTKEKVLADHRIKVFLERYQTCSKSLLELYQDKDGERKQEITNMSVNEFKEFYSQFNSLIEFHSNHGNNVAVPASIEFNKLKEQLNDPAYLAEVVKFSDVENYGQYLDLHECYDNFVNLKGIDKIDYITYLSEFNKFGDIPRKQKNLKYKAYLQLLHDYLHSFITRSRPLFFELEHTVKRNELQFEDMWKNGIAPGWEKVREVDDDALINLNEFGKWEDLTYLGLDRLKAALQALGMKCGGTLEERAQRLFSSKDDKNQENERKRLQHANKEKDIALLEYKIVKLTELVDDQIYETKVNLQRKQARYTLDESDEDSMDEVESDDDDGIPYNPKNLPLGYDGKPIPYWLYKLHQLHFSYECEICGNYKYNGPKAFQNHFSEWRHAHGMRCLGIPNTAHFANITKIEDALLLWDKVKDQTFSKMWVPSNEEEFEDSRGNILSKKVYLDLQKQGLL from the exons ATGGAAACGATCTTCGAAATTCAACGCCGCCTGCACGAGGAATGCGACCGCCTCGTGATGGCCATGTCCGAGGAGCTGATGATTCCCAAGAAAACG ACGAAAGAAAAGGTGCTCGCTGATCATCGCATAAAAGTGTTCCTCGAGCGGTACCAGACGTGCTCGAAGTCACTGCTGGAGCTGTACCAGGACAAGGACGGGGAGCGGAAGCAGGAGATTACCAACATGAGCGTGAACGAGTTCAAGGAGTTCTACAGCCAGTTTAATTCGCTGATTGAGTTTCATTCCAACCACGGGAATAACGTGGCCGTCCCGGCATCGATCGAGTTTAACAAGCTGAAGGAACAGCTGAACGATCCGGCCTACCTGGCAGAGGTGGTAAAGTTCAGTGACGTAGAAAACTATGGCCAGTACCTGGATCTGCACGAGTGTTACGATAACTTTGTCAACCTGAAGGGCATCGATAAGATCGACTACATTACGTATCTGTCCGAGTTCAACAAGTTTGGCGATATTCCCCGCAAACAGAAGAACCTCAAGTACAAAGCGtatctgcagctgctgcacgattATTTGCACTCGTTCATCACCCGCAGCCGGCCGCTCTTCTTCGAGCTGGAGCACACGGTTAAGCGGAACGAGCTGCAGTTCGAGGACATGTGGAAGAACGGTATTGCGCCGGGATGGGAAAAGGTCCGCGaggtcgacgacgatgcactGATCAATCTAAACGAGTTTGGGAAGTGGGAAGATCTAACATACCTCGGCTTGGATCGGTTGAAAGCGGCCCTACAGGCGCTCGGGATGAAGTGTGGCGGTACACTGGAAGAGCGGGCCCAGCGTCTGTTCTCGTCGAAGGACGACAAAAACCAGGAGAACGAAAGGAAGCGGCTGCAGCACGCGAACAAGGAGAAGGACATAGCGCTGCTGGAGTACAAAATCGTGAAGCTAACGGAGCTGGTAGACGATCAGATCTACGAGACAAAGGTGAATCTCCAGCGGAAGCAGGCGCGCTACACTCTGGACGAGAGCGACGAGGACAGCATGGATGAGGTTGAGtcggatgacgacgatggtattCCGTACAATCCGAAAAATCTGCCCCTCGGCTACGACGGTAAACCGATACCGTACTGGTTGTATAAGCTGCATCAGCTGCACTTCAGTTACGAGTGCGAGATTTGCGGCAACTACAAATACAACGGGCCGAAAGCGTTCCAGAACCACTTCTCCGAGTGGCGCCACGCGCACGGAATGCGTTGTCTTGGCATTCCGAACACGGCCCACTTTGCCAACATTACAAAGATCGaggatgcgctgctgctgtgggatAAGGTGAAGGATCAAACCTTCTCGAAGATGTGGGTCCCATCGAACGAGGAAGAGTTTGAGGATTCGCGCGGTAACATTCTCAGCAAGAAGGTGTACCTTGATCTGCAGAAGCAGGGGTTGCTGTAA